Proteins from one Gimesia maris genomic window:
- a CDS encoding N-acyl-D-amino-acid deacylase family protein, whose translation MNTHESTGENPVFDILISGGTVIDGTGSPRYQADVGIKGDAIVAIGELPESSGATVIDATNKVVAPGFVDVHNHSDSWLLNTPNFISKTSQGFTTEVIMADGISYAPVDRCTAADWVYYLQSLDGLYPHEYTGWESLQDYMNLIDGKNVQNVMTHIPYANLRSMACGFGRQRVDDFQMKQICADVRKGMEAGAVGLSTGLDYVAQCFSTTDELVEACQAMAEYDGLYVSHIRYKKSLMPAIEELVEIGKRAGVKVHISHMKGQHPGQAEEALEYIDKVARHEVDISFDVYPYQPGSTMLHFLLPYEVFEDGPKKAIEKLKQPEMQLRFKYGLENYLLDISAIQIAWVLTEKNKQHQGKSLSQYVEESGLPKEEALINLLIEEEMAVLLVFNMGDDRLVDPVLKHDLYMMGTDGIYMEGGMIHPRQFGSAARLLGPCVRDHKLFSLEDAVYKLSGSAAKRFGMAQRGFVKEQHFADLVIFDPDTVQDHATYDNPQQFSSGIEYVFTNGIPIVHNNQPLEITSQTLPGRYLRYQPK comes from the coding sequence ATGAACACCCATGAATCCACCGGCGAAAACCCAGTTTTTGATATTTTAATTTCTGGCGGTACTGTGATTGATGGTACAGGTTCTCCGCGCTATCAGGCAGATGTCGGTATCAAAGGGGATGCCATCGTCGCGATTGGTGAACTGCCTGAAAGTTCAGGAGCCACCGTGATCGACGCCACCAACAAAGTCGTCGCTCCCGGTTTTGTGGATGTACATAATCACTCCGACAGCTGGCTGCTCAATACACCCAACTTCATCTCCAAAACCTCTCAGGGCTTCACCACCGAAGTCATCATGGCGGATGGTATCTCGTATGCCCCCGTGGACCGCTGCACCGCTGCGGACTGGGTCTATTATCTGCAGTCGCTGGACGGACTCTACCCGCATGAATATACCGGCTGGGAATCGCTGCAGGATTATATGAACCTGATCGACGGCAAGAATGTGCAGAACGTAATGACGCACATTCCCTATGCGAACCTGCGTTCAATGGCGTGTGGTTTCGGTCGTCAGCGAGTTGATGATTTTCAGATGAAACAGATCTGCGCCGATGTCCGCAAAGGGATGGAGGCAGGCGCAGTCGGCCTGTCAACCGGTCTCGATTATGTCGCGCAATGTTTTTCCACAACAGATGAACTGGTCGAAGCCTGTCAGGCAATGGCCGAATACGACGGGCTCTATGTCTCGCATATCCGCTACAAAAAATCGCTGATGCCGGCTATCGAAGAACTGGTTGAGATTGGAAAAAGAGCAGGGGTCAAAGTGCATATTTCCCATATGAAAGGGCAACATCCCGGTCAGGCAGAAGAGGCTCTCGAATACATCGACAAAGTTGCCCGTCACGAAGTTGATATCTCGTTTGATGTGTATCCCTATCAACCCGGTTCCACCATGCTGCACTTTCTGCTGCCTTATGAAGTATTTGAAGACGGACCGAAAAAAGCGATTGAAAAGTTAAAACAGCCCGAAATGCAGTTGCGTTTCAAATATGGACTGGAAAATTATCTGCTGGATATTTCTGCGATCCAGATTGCCTGGGTACTCACCGAAAAGAATAAACAGCATCAAGGCAAATCGCTGAGCCAGTATGTGGAAGAATCAGGTCTTCCTAAAGAAGAAGCATTGATCAACCTGCTGATTGAAGAAGAAATGGCGGTCCTGCTGGTCTTTAACATGGGAGATGACCGGCTCGTTGATCCTGTTCTGAAGCATGACCTGTACATGATGGGAACCGACGGAATTTATATGGAAGGGGGCATGATCCACCCTCGCCAGTTTGGTTCGGCAGCCCGTCTGCTGGGTCCCTGCGTACGAGACCACAAGCTCTTTTCACTGGAAGATGCTGTCTATAAATTATCCGGTTCTGCAGCGAAACGTTTCGGCATGGCGCAGCGGGGGTTCGTGAAAGAACAGCATTTTGCAGACCTGGTGATTTTTGATCCTGATACGGTGCAGGATCATGCCACCTATGATAATCCGCAGCAATTCTCCAGCGGCATCGAATATGTCTTCACCAATGGAATTCCCATTGTACACAATAATCAGCCGCTGGAAATCACTTCGCAGACATTACCGGGCCGCTATCTCCGCTATCAACCTAAATAA
- a CDS encoding response regulator produces MPKRVLSVGQCVPDSSSLSRFLTSHFDVKIDQADVENDTMEKLKSTEYDLVLINRKLDADYSDGIELIQKIKAGSDVKQSPLMLVSNYPEYQEQAVEVGAVYGIGKDQYRDPQTAARLQPYLG; encoded by the coding sequence ATGCCAAAACGTGTCTTGAGTGTCGGACAATGTGTGCCGGATTCCAGTTCATTATCACGCTTTCTGACCAGCCACTTTGATGTGAAGATTGATCAGGCAGATGTGGAAAACGATACCATGGAGAAATTAAAATCGACGGAGTATGACCTGGTCCTGATCAACCGCAAACTGGATGCCGACTACAGTGACGGTATTGAACTCATCCAGAAGATCAAAGCCGGTTCCGATGTCAAACAGAGTCCGCTGATGCTGGTCTCCAATTATCCGGAGTACCAGGAACAGGCCGTTGAGGTGGGAGCCGTGTATGGTATTGGTAAAGATCAATACCGGGATCCACAGACAGCTGCCCGTCTGCAGCCTTATTTAGGTTGA
- a CDS encoding HD domain-containing protein, translating to MNSSKQRRQIIFEAARLMYSRQETEYYRAKMKAARKVCQGWVKPADLPSNREIRDEIQRFACTFEGESRTENLLGMRLQALRFLRMFKPFHPKLIGSTLTGHIRQGSDIDIHVFSHSCEAITAQLDEEGISYRVEHKTVKKHGEERIFTHIHIQDEFPVELTLYPTERSSYGFKCSITGKRIERATLPEFEQLLEKEYPGIDLDQRLAEVEESIDRFQMYRLLLLPLAGVKQSKKYHPEGDALYHSLQVYDLACDELPYDEEFQLAALLHDVGKAIDPHDHVEAGLQALEGLITERTAWLIQHHMDAHAIRAGTLGARARRRLMANESYEDLLLLEECDHNGREPGVEVPDVEDALEAIQELSRLCG from the coding sequence ATGAATTCGAGTAAACAGCGCCGCCAGATTATTTTTGAAGCGGCACGACTGATGTATTCGCGACAAGAGACAGAATATTATCGGGCCAAAATGAAAGCGGCCCGTAAAGTCTGCCAGGGCTGGGTTAAACCAGCCGATCTCCCCAGTAACCGCGAAATTCGAGACGAAATCCAGCGTTTTGCCTGCACGTTTGAGGGCGAATCCCGCACTGAAAATCTGCTGGGCATGCGGCTGCAGGCGTTGCGGTTTCTGCGAATGTTCAAGCCGTTTCATCCAAAACTGATCGGCAGTACTCTGACCGGACATATTCGACAGGGCTCGGATATTGATATTCATGTGTTTTCACACAGTTGTGAAGCAATAACGGCGCAACTGGATGAGGAAGGGATTTCCTATCGTGTCGAACACAAAACCGTGAAAAAACATGGTGAAGAGCGAATTTTTACACACATCCATATTCAAGATGAATTTCCTGTAGAACTGACTTTGTATCCCACCGAGCGTTCAAGCTATGGATTCAAGTGTTCGATTACCGGGAAACGGATTGAACGTGCCACATTGCCTGAGTTTGAACAACTGCTGGAAAAAGAATATCCGGGGATCGATCTGGATCAGCGGCTGGCGGAAGTTGAAGAGAGCATCGACCGGTTCCAGATGTATCGTTTGTTGCTGCTCCCATTAGCGGGAGTTAAACAGTCCAAAAAATATCATCCGGAAGGAGATGCGTTATATCACAGCCTGCAGGTGTATGATCTGGCCTGTGATGAGCTCCCCTATGACGAGGAGTTTCAGTTGGCTGCATTACTGCATGATGTGGGAAAGGCCATTGATCCGCATGATCACGTCGAAGCGGGCTTGCAGGCGCTGGAAGGATTGATTACAGAAAGGACTGCCTGGTTGATTCAGCATCATATGGATGCGCATGCCATCCGGGCAGGAACGCTGGGAGCACGTGCACGACGGCGGTTGATGGCGAACGAAAGCTATGAAGATCTGCTGTTGCTGGAAGAGTGCGATCACAATGGTCGTGAACCAGGGGTTGAGGTGCCTGATGTGGAAGATGCTCTAGAAGCGATTCAGGAACTGTCCCGCCTGTGCGGCTGA